The following are encoded in a window of Pseudomonas sp. JQ170C genomic DNA:
- a CDS encoding translocation/assembly module TamB domain-containing protein: MTRVIKTILLGLLALVLLAVLAVGLLLGTQAGSRWALGMVPGLQLEAFEGRLGGQWQADRVVWEQGADRVELVAPVFAWSPACLLRMTLCIERLQAEQVNLAFAPGEPTPDSGPLQLPALKLPLAIELGEVRIGHLRLDGNEQLSQLQLAAHWTLDGLKIDSLQLQRDDLHLNLQGLLKPEGDWPLQAQGQLQLPKVDGQDWQLALQVEGDVQKTLTLSADSSGYLNARLSGQLQALAEHLPAHVQIKADAFKPGADLPDTLQLNNLDLSAKGDLQRGYQLLGTASLPAEQGPVALNLQGKVDAKGARLSALDLTASAEQRLKLTASADWQQGLSAEATVDWLDFPWLRLYPLEQAPQVTLRRFNGQVQYSDGTYQGQFNGDLDGPAGAFSLSSPFKGDLGQIALPQLALTAGQGKLAGSVSVQFADTLAWDAALELSALNPAYWLAELPGTLAGPLRSKGQMKNGELSLDADLDLKGRLRGQPAVLKAVATGAGKNWTLGTLDIRLGDNHINGSGSVQQRLAGQLDLNLPRLGQLWPQLQGQLKGKLDVAGTLEAPQGTLTLQGQQLAQVDNHVQRLTLDARLDSAQRAVIDLQAGSIRLGDTQLGKLTANGRGDIRQQQLALALDGPQLKLDLGLDGVLDKGNWRGRLASGQIQAGGQDWRLQEPAKLQRLANGQLDFGAHCWRSGQASLCGEDQRLAPEPRLRYHLKQFPLQSLAQWLPKDFAWQGLLNADVNLDLPASGPKGTLVVDASGGTLRLREKGQWLDFPYQTLRLESTLAPRRIDTRLDFRGERLGELALVTQLDPVARNKPLSGNFRLTGLDLAIARPFAPMVERLAGQLNGNGQLSGTLLAPQVNGSLALSGGEVSGAELPISLEDLNVQALIAGEQVQLNGAWKSGEAGEGSLRGQVGWGQALAVDLQLQGQRLPVNVEPYAALEIAPNLKISVQGDKLAVTGKVLVPKGKITVRELPPSTVKVSDDTVIVGHQTEEGKAPMAVAMDIDVEVGQDKLSFSGFGLTANLLGHVHIGDNLDTRGELSLADGRYRAYGQRLTIRRARLLFAGPIDMPYLDIEAIRQTDDVIAGIRLSGSAEQPTTQVFSEPAMSQEQALSYLVLGRPLGTTGEDNNMLAEAALGLGLAGSAGITGSLASSLGIDDFQLDTQGSGTSTSVVASGNLTERLSLRYGVGVFEPVNTVALRYKLSKKVYLEAASGLASSLDIFYKRDF, from the coding sequence GTGACTCGCGTTATCAAGACTATTCTCCTCGGCCTGCTGGCACTGGTGCTGCTGGCGGTGCTCGCCGTGGGCCTGTTGCTCGGCACCCAGGCCGGCAGCCGCTGGGCACTGGGGATGGTGCCGGGCTTGCAGCTTGAGGCATTTGAAGGGCGCCTGGGCGGCCAGTGGCAAGCGGATCGCGTGGTGTGGGAGCAGGGCGCTGACCGGGTCGAGCTGGTGGCGCCGGTGTTCGCCTGGTCGCCGGCTTGCCTATTGCGCATGACCTTGTGCATCGAGCGCTTGCAGGCCGAGCAGGTCAACCTGGCCTTCGCGCCCGGCGAGCCGACACCCGACAGCGGCCCGCTGCAACTGCCTGCACTGAAGTTGCCGCTGGCCATTGAACTGGGGGAGGTGCGCATCGGCCACCTGCGCCTGGACGGCAATGAGCAATTGAGCCAATTGCAGTTGGCGGCGCACTGGACCCTCGACGGGCTGAAGATCGACAGCCTGCAACTGCAGCGCGACGATCTGCACCTGAACCTTCAGGGGCTGCTCAAGCCGGAGGGCGACTGGCCGTTGCAGGCCCAGGGGCAGCTGCAATTGCCCAAGGTCGATGGCCAGGATTGGCAATTGGCCTTGCAGGTCGAGGGTGACGTGCAGAAAACCCTCACGCTGTCGGCCGACAGCAGCGGTTACCTGAATGCGCGCCTGAGCGGGCAGCTCCAGGCCCTGGCCGAGCATCTGCCGGCTCACGTGCAGATCAAGGCCGATGCCTTCAAGCCCGGCGCCGATCTGCCAGACACCCTGCAATTGAACAACCTCGACCTCAGTGCCAAGGGCGACCTGCAACGCGGTTATCAACTGCTTGGCACCGCCAGCCTGCCGGCCGAGCAAGGCCCGGTGGCGTTGAACCTGCAAGGCAAGGTCGATGCCAAGGGCGCCCGGCTCAGCGCGCTGGACCTCACCGCCAGTGCCGAGCAGCGCCTCAAGCTCACTGCCAGTGCCGATTGGCAGCAGGGCCTGAGCGCCGAGGCCACCGTCGACTGGCTGGATTTCCCCTGGCTGCGGTTGTATCCACTGGAGCAGGCGCCACAAGTGACGTTGCGCCGGTTCAATGGCCAGGTGCAGTACAGCGATGGCACTTATCAGGGCCAATTCAATGGCGACCTCGATGGGCCTGCGGGTGCGTTCAGCCTGAGCAGCCCGTTCAAGGGCGATCTGGGGCAGATTGCCTTGCCCCAACTGGCCCTCACCGCCGGGCAAGGCAAGCTGGCCGGCAGTGTCAGTGTGCAGTTTGCCGATACCCTGGCCTGGGATGCCGCCCTGGAGCTTTCGGCGTTGAACCCGGCCTACTGGCTGGCCGAGCTGCCTGGCACGCTGGCAGGGCCGCTGCGCAGCAAGGGACAGATGAAAAACGGTGAGCTCAGCCTCGATGCCGACCTCGACCTCAAGGGACGACTGCGTGGGCAACCCGCGGTGCTCAAGGCCGTCGCCACGGGGGCCGGCAAGAACTGGACCCTGGGGACACTCGATATCCGCCTGGGCGACAACCACATCAACGGCAGCGGCAGCGTGCAGCAGCGCCTGGCCGGTCAGTTGGACCTCAATCTGCCGCGCCTGGGCCAGCTCTGGCCGCAATTGCAAGGCCAGCTCAAAGGCAAGCTGGACGTTGCCGGCACCCTGGAGGCGCCGCAGGGCACGCTGACCTTGCAGGGCCAGCAACTGGCCCAGGTTGACAATCACGTGCAACGGCTGACGCTTGATGCCCGACTCGACAGCGCCCAGCGGGCAGTGATCGATCTGCAGGCCGGCAGTATTCGTCTGGGTGACACTCAACTGGGCAAGCTCACGGCCAATGGCCGTGGCGATATTCGCCAACAGCAGTTAGCGCTGGCTCTGGACGGGCCGCAGCTCAAGCTCGACCTGGGGCTCGATGGTGTGCTGGACAAGGGTAACTGGCGAGGACGCCTGGCCAGCGGCCAGATTCAGGCGGGCGGTCAGGACTGGCGCTTGCAGGAGCCGGCAAAGCTGCAGCGCTTGGCCAATGGGCAACTGGACTTCGGTGCCCATTGCTGGCGCTCGGGGCAGGCCAGCCTGTGCGGTGAAGACCAGCGCCTGGCCCCGGAGCCGCGCCTGCGGTATCACCTCAAGCAGTTCCCGTTGCAAAGCCTGGCCCAATGGCTGCCCAAGGATTTCGCCTGGCAGGGGCTGCTCAATGCCGACGTCAACCTGGACCTGCCGGCCAGCGGTCCCAAGGGCACCCTGGTGGTGGATGCCAGTGGCGGTACGTTGCGTCTGCGGGAGAAAGGCCAGTGGCTCGACTTCCCTTACCAGACCTTGCGCCTGGAAAGCACCCTGGCGCCACGCCGCATAGACACGCGCCTGGATTTTCGCGGCGAGCGCCTGGGCGAGCTTGCCCTGGTGACACAGCTGGACCCGGTAGCCCGCAATAAGCCACTGAGCGGTAATTTCCGCCTGACTGGCCTGGACCTGGCCATTGCCCGGCCGTTCGCACCGATGGTCGAGCGCCTGGCCGGGCAGTTGAATGGCAATGGCCAGCTATCCGGCACCTTGCTGGCGCCGCAGGTCAACGGCAGCCTGGCCTTGAGTGGGGGAGAAGTCAGTGGCGCGGAACTGCCGATCAGCCTGGAGGATTTGAATGTTCAGGCTTTGATTGCCGGCGAGCAGGTACAGCTCAATGGTGCCTGGAAAAGCGGGGAAGCGGGTGAGGGCAGCTTGCGCGGACAAGTCGGCTGGGGTCAGGCCCTGGCGGTCGATCTGCAGTTGCAGGGGCAGCGCCTGCCCGTCAACGTCGAACCCTATGCCGCGCTGGAGATCGCGCCCAACCTCAAGATCAGCGTGCAGGGCGACAAGCTGGCGGTGACAGGCAAAGTGCTGGTGCCCAAGGGCAAGATCACCGTACGCGAGCTGCCGCCTTCGACGGTCAAGGTCTCCGACGATACCGTGATCGTTGGCCACCAGACCGAAGAGGGCAAGGCGCCCATGGCAGTCGCCATGGACATCGATGTTGAAGTCGGCCAGGACAAGCTGTCGTTCTCGGGCTTTGGCCTGACGGCCAATCTGCTGGGGCATGTGCATATCGGCGACAACCTCGACACCCGCGGCGAACTGAGCCTGGCCGACGGTCGCTATCGCGCCTATGGCCAACGCCTGACCATTCGCCGCGCGCGCCTGCTGTTTGCCGGGCCGATCGACATGCCTTATCTGGATATCGAAGCCATCCGCCAGACCGATGACGTGATCGCCGGTATTCGCCTGAGCGGCAGCGCCGAACAGCCGACCACCCAGGTGTTTTCCGAGCCGGCCATGAGCCAGGAACAGGCGTTGTCTTACCTGGTACTGGGGCGCCCCCTGGGTACCACCGGTGAAGACAACAACATGCTGGCCGAAGCAGCGCTGGGCCTCGGCCTGGCCGGCAGCGCCGGGATCACCGGCAGCCTGGCCTCAAGCCTGGGCATTGACGATTTCCAGCTCGACACCCAGGGCAGCGGTACCAGCACCAGCGTTGTGGCGAGCGGCAATCTGACCGAGCGATTGAGCCTGCGCTACGGGGTGGGGGTGTTCGAGCCGGTCAACACGGTCGCCTTGCGTTACAAGTTGAGCAAGAAGGTCTACCTGGAGGCGGCCAGCGGCCTGGCAAGTTCGCTGGATATTTTCTACAAGCGGGATTTCTGA
- a CDS encoding DUF2589 domain-containing protein: MIASDLCDITRGLQEAAAATNTLIAQQYIKLFDQFFDYDAEALGAPMKAKMVEVAMDDQHRMQIPLIALVSPRGLALERMQVDLSVKILNTDNAEAAQGLNHERFFVTLGGQSKRSGEGRDPDEVQIRMQFQACEPPEALNRLIEEYTHLIAPRRAPEPAQGTADSNEFIEAATVR; the protein is encoded by the coding sequence ATCATCGCCAGCGACCTGTGCGACATCACCCGCGGCCTTCAGGAAGCCGCGGCGGCCACCAACACCCTCATCGCCCAGCAGTACATCAAGCTGTTCGACCAATTCTTCGATTACGACGCCGAGGCCCTGGGGGCGCCGATGAAGGCGAAAATGGTCGAGGTGGCCATGGATGACCAGCACCGGATGCAAATCCCCCTGATTGCCCTTGTGTCACCCCGGGGGCTGGCGCTGGAGCGGATGCAGGTCGATCTGTCGGTCAAGATCCTCAACACCGACAACGCCGAAGCGGCGCAGGGCCTGAACCACGAACGCTTCTTCGTGACCCTGGGCGGGCAGAGCAAGCGCAGCGGTGAGGGGCGAGACCCTGACGAAGTGCAGATCCGCATGCAGTTCCAGGCCTGCGAGCCCCCCGAAGCCCTCAACCGGCTCATCGAAGAGTACACCCACCTGATCGCCCCCCGGCGCGCACCTGAACCTGCGCAAGGCACCGCCGACAGCAACGAGTTCATCGAAGCGGCGACCGTGCGCTAG
- a CDS encoding GNAT family N-acetyltransferase has protein sequence MSESTAVPAQIRLLDGGYSREARSLLYHAYRHEPTFSFLFEAQRPGYDQRIRATVRELVKQHFLQDLPALGLLVDERLVGIALIAPPQRRLGITESWAWRMRMVLSTGFRCTRRYLDYQAALMACLPGDTVHVLPLLGIHPQFQGKHYGEQLLQAVHDWCAEDEHSDGVVLDTGNPHYLAFYQRQGYQEIGEIAVGPVREHVFFHPNPQSSRQAAALPV, from the coding sequence ATGTCCGAATCGACTGCCGTCCCGGCCCAGATCCGCCTGCTCGATGGCGGCTACAGCCGCGAGGCGCGTTCCCTGCTGTATCACGCCTATCGTCATGAACCGACTTTCAGCTTCCTGTTCGAGGCCCAGCGCCCTGGCTATGACCAGCGCATTCGGGCCACGGTGCGCGAACTGGTCAAACAGCACTTTCTCCAGGATCTGCCGGCACTGGGGTTGCTGGTGGACGAGCGTCTGGTCGGCATTGCCCTGATCGCACCGCCGCAGCGGCGCCTGGGCATCACGGAAAGCTGGGCCTGGCGGATGCGCATGGTGCTCAGCACCGGGTTTCGCTGCACCCGGCGCTACCTGGATTACCAGGCCGCGCTGATGGCCTGCCTGCCGGGCGACACGGTGCACGTGTTGCCGCTGCTGGGCATACACCCGCAGTTCCAGGGCAAGCATTACGGCGAGCAGCTGCTGCAGGCGGTGCATGACTGGTGCGCGGAAGACGAGCATTCCGACGGCGTGGTGCTGGACACCGGCAACCCGCATTACCTGGCGTTCTATCAACGCCAGGGCTATCAGGAGATCGGCGAAATTGCCGTCGGCCCGGTCCGCGAGCACGTGTTCTTCCACCCCAATCCCCAGTCCTCCCGACAAGCCGCGGCATTGCCTGTATAG
- a CDS encoding fe2+ zn2+ uptake regulation protein: MYNQQQSVIADRPKHKARQALANTASGGDTERHGNEHIRELLRSYGLRTSLIRLKVIDALHMADRNGRSIGVRGVHSQLEQLDIPLSFLSVREVLKRLSTEGVISMGSDKCYSLNAEARNILEHTRTR, translated from the coding sequence ATGTACAACCAGCAGCAGTCGGTGATCGCCGACAGACCCAAGCACAAGGCTCGGCAAGCCCTGGCCAACACCGCGAGCGGCGGCGATACCGAGCGTCACGGCAACGAACACATTCGCGAGCTGCTGCGCTCGTACGGGCTGCGTACCAGCCTGATCCGCCTCAAAGTCATCGATGCCTTGCACATGGCTGACAGGAACGGTCGCAGCATCGGTGTGCGCGGGGTGCATAGCCAGCTTGAACAGCTGGATATCCCGCTGTCGTTTCTCAGTGTGCGCGAAGTGCTCAAGCGCTTGAGTACCGAAGGCGTGATCAGCATGGGCAGCGACAAGTGCTACAGCCTCAATGCCGAGGCTCGCAACATTCTCGAGCACACCCGCACACGCTGA
- a CDS encoding phosphate ABC transporter substrate-binding/OmpA family protein: protein MFRHLSLIMLCLFPLVTHAAPLLRIQGSNTIGAALAPALVQGLLAAQGASDISIVTTQTPNEIQVHARDTNGQPLRIDIAAHGSSTGFAALKAGQADLAAASRPIKASERDALKPLGDLGSAAGEQIIGLDGVAVIVHPSNPLPQLTTEQLAGIFAGRITTWDALGVGHGPIHLYARDDRSGTFETFKALVLDARDQALAATAQRFESSEQLSNAVQSDRHAIGFSSLASVHGAKVLAIVDGASRPMLPSPALVASEDYPLSRRLYFYLPPENPAPWARALVEFAQSAQGQAIVTGNGFVGQQVQALPVTPAAGMPARYQDLARNAQRLSVNFRFQEGNASLDNKALRDVQRVVEFLRQHGKLNQRVVLVGFGDAKRDPQRADLLSRLRAMAVRRELVKAGAELRDIIGLGDELPVATNTVEEGRIRNRRVEVWVY from the coding sequence ATGTTCCGCCACCTCAGCCTGATTATGCTGTGCCTGTTCCCGCTCGTTACCCACGCGGCACCCCTGCTGCGTATCCAGGGCTCCAACACCATCGGCGCGGCGCTGGCGCCGGCACTGGTGCAGGGTTTGCTGGCCGCGCAAGGCGCCAGCGACATATCCATCGTCACAACCCAGACGCCCAACGAAATCCAGGTCCATGCCCGGGACACCAACGGCCAGCCCCTGCGCATCGACATCGCCGCGCACGGCTCCAGTACCGGCTTCGCCGCGCTCAAGGCCGGCCAGGCAGACCTGGCTGCCGCCTCACGCCCGATCAAGGCCAGTGAGCGGGACGCACTCAAGCCGCTGGGCGACTTGGGCAGCGCCGCCGGCGAGCAGATCATCGGCCTGGACGGCGTCGCCGTGATCGTTCACCCCAGCAATCCATTGCCCCAGCTGACCACCGAGCAACTGGCCGGAATTTTTGCCGGGCGCATTACCACCTGGGACGCCCTGGGCGTGGGTCACGGGCCGATTCATCTGTATGCCCGGGATGACCGCTCGGGCACCTTTGAAACCTTCAAGGCCCTGGTACTCGACGCCAGGGACCAGGCATTGGCCGCCACCGCCCAGCGTTTTGAGTCCAGCGAGCAACTGAGCAACGCCGTGCAGTCCGATCGCCACGCCATCGGCTTCAGCAGCCTGGCGTCGGTGCATGGTGCAAAAGTGCTGGCCATTGTCGACGGTGCCTCGCGGCCGATGCTGCCAAGCCCGGCGCTGGTGGCCAGCGAAGACTACCCACTGTCGCGACGCCTGTACTTCTACCTGCCGCCAGAAAACCCCGCCCCCTGGGCCCGGGCGCTGGTGGAGTTTGCCCAGAGCGCCCAGGGCCAGGCCATCGTCACCGGCAATGGCTTTGTCGGCCAACAGGTGCAGGCCCTGCCGGTAACACCAGCGGCCGGCATGCCTGCGCGCTACCAGGACTTGGCACGCAACGCCCAGCGCCTGTCGGTGAATTTCCGCTTTCAAGAGGGCAATGCCAGCCTGGACAACAAGGCACTGCGTGATGTGCAGCGCGTGGTCGAGTTTCTGCGCCAGCACGGCAAGCTCAACCAGCGTGTCGTCCTGGTGGGGTTCGGCGATGCCAAGCGCGACCCACAGCGCGCCGATCTGCTTTCGCGCCTGCGCGCCATGGCGGTGCGCCGGGAACTGGTCAAGGCCGGGGCCGAACTGCGCGACATCATCGGCCTGGGCGATGAATTGCCAGTGGCCACCAACACGGTTGAAGAAGGTCGAATCCGCAATCGGAGAGTGGAAGTCTGG
- a CDS encoding Mor transcription activator family protein, whose protein sequence is MELQDLERIDVHQLPHSLQMLVQCLGIEHAYNLTCAYGGRPKYIPKHRERTALAEVLPPEALDALIKHYAGMALEIPKVDHFLRQLRNQQIQRESADGLSRSMLANKYGLSLRQIGNIRRQEACAPQGLST, encoded by the coding sequence ATGGAGCTACAGGACCTGGAACGCATCGACGTCCACCAACTGCCCCACTCACTGCAAATGCTCGTCCAATGCCTGGGTATCGAGCATGCCTACAACCTGACCTGCGCCTACGGGGGGCGACCCAAATACATCCCCAAGCATCGTGAGCGCACCGCCCTGGCCGAGGTGTTGCCTCCGGAGGCGCTGGACGCCCTGATCAAGCATTACGCCGGCATGGCCCTGGAAATCCCCAAGGTCGACCACTTTCTTCGCCAGTTGCGCAATCAACAGATCCAGCGCGAAAGCGCCGATGGCCTGTCACGCAGCATGTTGGCCAACAAGTACGGATTGAGCCTGCGCCAGATCGGCAACATCCGCCGCCAGGAAGCTTGTGCGCCCCAGGGCCTTTCGACCTGA
- the xthA gene encoding exodeoxyribonuclease III, translated as MKIVSFNINGLRARPHQLAALIEKHQPDVIGLQETKVSDDQFPLADVQALGYHVHFHGQKGHYGVALLSRQAPLSLHKGFASDEEEAQRRFIWGTFADADGTPITIMNGYFPQGESRDHPTKFPAKQRFYSDLQDLLESQFKNDQPLVVMGDVNISPEDCDIGIGADNAKRWLKTGKCSFLPEEREWMARLKNWGLVDSFRHLHPEVADRFSWFDYRSRGFEDEPKRGLRIDLILTSQGLVPRIKAAGVDYDLRSMDKPSDHAPIWLELA; from the coding sequence ATGAAGATCGTCTCGTTCAACATCAATGGCCTGCGCGCCCGGCCCCATCAGTTGGCGGCGTTGATCGAAAAGCACCAGCCGGACGTGATCGGCCTGCAGGAAACCAAGGTCAGCGACGATCAATTCCCGCTGGCCGACGTCCAGGCCCTGGGCTACCACGTACACTTCCACGGCCAGAAAGGCCACTACGGTGTCGCCCTGCTCTCGCGCCAGGCGCCCCTGAGCCTGCACAAGGGCTTTGCCAGCGATGAAGAAGAGGCCCAGCGCCGCTTCATCTGGGGCACCTTCGCCGATGCCGACGGCACGCCGATCACCATCATGAACGGCTATTTCCCCCAGGGCGAAAGCCGCGACCACCCCACCAAGTTCCCGGCCAAGCAGCGCTTCTACAGTGACCTGCAGGACCTGCTCGAAAGCCAGTTCAAGAACGACCAGCCCCTGGTGGTGATGGGCGACGTGAACATTTCGCCCGAAGACTGCGACATCGGCATCGGCGCCGACAATGCCAAGCGCTGGCTCAAGACCGGCAAATGCAGTTTCTTGCCCGAAGAGCGCGAATGGATGGCCCGCCTGAAGAACTGGGGCCTGGTCGACAGCTTCCGCCACCTGCACCCGGAAGTGGCCGACCGCTTCAGCTGGTTCGACTACCGTAGCCGCGGTTTTGAAGACGAACCCAAGCGCGGCCTGCGCATCGACCTGATCCTCACGTCCCAGGGCCTGGTGCCGCGGATCAAGGCGGCGGGCGTCGACTATGACCTGCGCAGCATGGATAAGCCTTCGGACCACGCCCCGATCTGGCTGGAACTGGCGTAA
- a CDS encoding DUF2589 domain-containing protein: protein MATIDNSLIGSVLNALPLDRMISGPLQAMIQAQTSASKSYADFLMGVCIQEGKAVSIQFDYDETITDEQGVYQGTVSKKMQIPLIAAVTHPNIVIEEGNIDFELTISQQAESASETAGTASFGASLGWGPFKLNVRGQVSHKSSQTRKTDTRARYAFNTKVRRQEPPEALQRVIDFLTDAATKPVMLPDTEAGNLDKLPTDNALPMPDQANNARPSA, encoded by the coding sequence ATGGCCACCATCGATAACAGCTTGATCGGCTCGGTATTGAACGCACTGCCGCTGGACCGAATGATCTCCGGCCCCTTGCAGGCAATGATTCAGGCCCAGACCTCGGCCAGCAAGTCCTACGCCGACTTCCTCATGGGTGTGTGCATCCAGGAGGGCAAGGCCGTCTCCATCCAGTTCGACTACGACGAGACCATCACCGACGAGCAAGGGGTGTATCAGGGGACGGTCTCGAAAAAGATGCAGATCCCCCTGATTGCCGCGGTGACCCACCCCAACATCGTCATTGAAGAAGGCAACATCGACTTTGAACTGACGATCAGCCAGCAAGCCGAGAGCGCCAGCGAAACAGCGGGTACGGCAAGCTTTGGTGCGTCACTGGGGTGGGGACCGTTCAAGCTCAATGTAAGGGGCCAGGTCAGTCACAAATCCAGCCAGACGCGCAAGACCGATACCCGGGCTCGCTACGCGTTCAACACCAAGGTCCGACGCCAGGAACCACCGGAGGCCTTGCAGCGGGTAATCGACTTCCTGACTGACGCTGCGACCAAGCCGGTCATGTTGCCGGACACAGAGGCCGGGAACCTCGACAAGCTGCCTACCGACAACGCCTTGCCAATGCCCGATCAGGCCAACAACGCGCGCCCGAGCGCCTGA
- a CDS encoding autotransporter assembly complex protein TamA, with product MTYSGRFTCGLMIWIASFAVYAQSELVVRVKPANNELKANVEGYIGSLGKRDEEALLRFSRGAVEQARKAAQALGYYQAQIDSEVKPPAKADDHPQLILNIDPGEPVHLRDVTIRIDGPASELKAFRIPNSKALRSGEVLNHGHYEDAKRLIQNQASRYGFFSGHFVRQRLAVDPMAGVADIELIYESGPRYRLGKVSFAGDTPFDETLLQRMVPFKADTPYDSELIAELNNALQSSGYFEGVRVDAAPTAAVDHNIPVAVQLQTRKPRTMGLGLGFSTDVGPRGKANWTRHWVNPQGHSYGWETELSAPRQNVGLFYDIPLDPPLTDKLRFAGGYQNEEIAGTDTLSKLLTVGPEWHSKLPSGWQQVLSLKFQREEYRLGDDSGLSTLLMPGVSYSYLRSDNRIDPHNGYRLQFDVQAAKEGLVSDTNLLHANVVLKGLTTLGQNHRFLGRVQFGGSATSNYQSSIPPSLRFFAGGDQSVRGYDYQSLSPKNSDGDRIGGRYLVAGSAEYQYAVAEKWRVATFVDQGNSFNDLEFPSLKTGVGIGVRWVSPVGPLRLDLAHALDDDGGFRLHFSMGPEL from the coding sequence ATGACGTATTCAGGACGATTCACCTGCGGTTTGATGATATGGATTGCCAGCTTTGCCGTGTACGCACAGAGCGAACTGGTGGTTCGAGTCAAACCTGCCAACAACGAACTCAAGGCCAATGTCGAAGGCTATATCGGCAGCCTTGGTAAACGCGATGAAGAGGCGCTGCTGCGCTTCAGCCGCGGTGCCGTCGAGCAGGCGCGCAAGGCCGCTCAGGCACTGGGCTACTATCAGGCGCAGATCGACAGTGAGGTCAAACCGCCCGCCAAGGCGGACGATCATCCGCAACTGATCTTGAACATCGACCCGGGTGAACCCGTGCACTTGCGCGATGTGACCATCCGCATCGACGGCCCGGCCAGCGAACTCAAGGCCTTTCGTATCCCCAACAGCAAGGCGCTGCGCTCAGGCGAGGTGCTTAACCACGGCCACTACGAAGATGCCAAGCGCCTGATCCAGAACCAGGCCTCGCGCTATGGTTTTTTCAGCGGCCACTTTGTACGCCAGCGCCTGGCGGTCGACCCGATGGCGGGAGTGGCCGATATCGAGCTCATCTACGAAAGCGGTCCGCGCTATCGGTTGGGCAAGGTCAGTTTTGCCGGCGACACACCCTTCGATGAAACCCTCCTGCAACGTATGGTGCCGTTCAAGGCCGATACACCCTACGACTCCGAACTGATCGCTGAACTCAACAATGCCCTGCAATCGAGCGGCTACTTCGAGGGCGTGCGGGTGGACGCAGCACCCACGGCCGCCGTTGACCACAACATTCCGGTCGCCGTTCAGCTGCAAACCCGAAAGCCGCGGACCATGGGCCTGGGCCTGGGGTTCTCGACCGACGTCGGGCCGCGCGGCAAGGCCAACTGGACTCGCCACTGGGTCAACCCGCAAGGCCACAGCTATGGCTGGGAGACCGAACTGTCGGCGCCGCGCCAGAACGTGGGCCTGTTTTACGACATTCCGCTGGACCCGCCCCTGACCGACAAGCTGCGCTTTGCCGGTGGCTACCAGAATGAAGAAATCGCCGGCACCGATACGTTGAGTAAATTGCTCACGGTCGGCCCCGAATGGCACAGCAAGCTGCCCAGCGGCTGGCAGCAGGTGCTGTCGCTCAAGTTCCAGCGCGAGGAGTATCGCCTGGGTGACGACTCGGGATTGAGCACGCTGCTGATGCCCGGCGTGAGCTACTCCTACCTGCGCAGTGACAACCGTATCGATCCGCACAACGGCTATCGCCTGCAGTTCGATGTGCAGGCCGCCAAGGAAGGGCTGGTCTCCGACACCAACCTGCTGCATGCCAACGTGGTGCTCAAGGGCCTGACGACGCTGGGGCAAAACCACCGCTTTCTGGGTCGGGTGCAGTTTGGCGGCAGTGCCACCAGCAACTACCAGAGCTCGATCCCGCCGTCGCTGCGCTTCTTTGCCGGTGGCGACCAAAGTGTGCGCGGCTATGACTATCAGAGCCTGTCGCCGAAAAACTCCGACGGCGATCGCATCGGTGGCCGCTACCTGGTCGCCGGCAGTGCCGAGTACCAGTACGCCGTGGCTGAAAAGTGGCGGGTGGCGACCTTTGTCGACCAGGGTAATTCTTTCAACGATCTGGAATTTCCCAGCCTCAAGACCGGTGTCGGCATCGGTGTGCGCTGGGTGTCTCCGGTAGGGCCGCTGCGTCTGGATCTGGCCCATGCGCTGGATGACGATGGCGGTTTCCGTCTGCACTTCTCCATGGGGCCGGAACTGTGA